CGGAGGACTCACCATCAATGACCTGTTTCTCTTCCTCTTCAGCATCAATCATGGAGGAGAGTGTAGTCAAACTCGATTTAAGCCAGATCAAATAGCATGATCTCCGCGTTGTCGGTAGCCAGGATCGTTATCTCTCGAATATCACTGATCGCAGCCCCATCGCTGGTTTCCAGTGGCATATCATTCAGCACTACTGTCCCGCGTAAGACCTGCAGCCAGGCGTGCCGTCCTTCTGCCAGTTCATAAGAGACCGTTTCTCCTTTGTCGATTTGCGACAGAAAAATCTGTGCGTCCTGATGAATCAACAACGCCCCCTGCTCTGCCTGAGGTGATGCGACGAGCCGTAGTTGATTCTGCTGCTCGCTCCTGGGAAAGCGTTTTTGTTCGTAACTCGGCTCGATTCCTTTCCGCTCGGGATATAGCCAGATCTGATACAGGTGCACGGGCTCGGTCTCTGACGGATTGAATTCGCTGTGCGTGATGCCGGTGCCTGCCGACATTCGCTGGAATTCACCCGCGCGCAGCACTTCGCCGTGCCCCATTGAATCTTTGTGTTCGAGCGCACCTTCCAGAACATAGGTGACAATCTCCATATCCCGATGCGGATGTGTGCCGAAACCCTGCCCGGGCTGAACAACATCTTCATTCATCACCCGCAGCGCCCGAAACCGCATGTGCTCCGGATCCTGGTAATCAGCGAAGGAAAATGTGTGGAACGTATCAAGCCAGCCATGGTCGGCGTGCCCCCGTTCCTGTGCTTTGCGTATGCGAATCATTTTGAGTCCCTTTCCTGCACATACTTTACACATCAACTATATTCTCGCCAACCTGTTTTTTTGAAATTAATTTGAGTCAATGCTTTGCTGTCGTGAAAACAGCAACGCAAACTGGCAGAACCTATCAACGGGGATTCTTGTCCTTTCCGTGTCCAGTTCAATCGATTTTTAAGGCAGAGAGATGAGTCAAAAGCCGTGGTATGAATTGAGTGATTACACCATCCGACGATCAGGCCTGAAAGCGAAACTAGAAGACTTCAATGCCTTCGACGGGATATTTTCAGAACGGAACCGGTTTAACATACCCGGCCCTTTTTATTGCGGCCAGACAGACAACTGCCTGACAGGGAGACTTGAAGCACCTGACAATGTCATGTACGACGAAAATGGTTATGAATTTCTCTTCCGTCAGCCAATCAATCATTCCGAACTGGAGAACGTGGTGAGCGCTGCAAACTTTGACCCATTCTGTGGCTACGCGGCCGATGGAAACCAACACTGGACTCTCACCCTGATCAGTGACTGGTGGAAGTCGCGTGATGACCTGCTGGCTGAAGTGGACGCTTTGCGCACGTTGAACGATAACGTAGACGAGTGGCAAGCCTATCTCACCGGCCCGGCGATTGAATATCTCCGGCAATATGCTTTTTTTATCGAAGAAGGACGTCTGCCGGAGGCACGGGATCATCTGCCACGATTATGATGAAGCGAATCCCCGGATTTATACTCCCTCAGTTTTGAACATGTTTCGTACAAATTTCAAGTGCTGAATTCGATCTCATCCATTACAATGGACTTCAGAAACACAACTCAGGTCTCTATCTGGATCAAAATGAAACACTTCCTATTCAGCACTCTGGCTCTCTTCCTCGCTCTGCCGACACAATCGGCGGAAGCGTGTATGAATTGCGTGAACAGTGTGACTGAGGTGCAGCTTCCGTTTCTCTGGTCGCTGATCGGTGTTTTTCCGGCTGGCTGGTCCTGTCGCTCTTATTCAGTCGACCGCTGTCGACGGGGGTGAAACGATTTTTTTATTTCGGCGTCCCTCTGTTGATACTGGGGGGCCTGATGCTGATTCCGATGATGCTCGCGCTGCCGTTGGTCCTCTGCTGGATCTTGTATCTTGTCTTCCGAATACTGCAGCTCCTGACAAATAAAGATGAGTGGCTGCGAAAGAATCTACTGCCATTCGGAGTGAATGTGATCGCGCTGACGCTGTCCTTCGTCTTGATCTTTGTCACAACAAGCCGGGCGAATTCGACGCCGGCATTGATTGCCTCACTGGGCCATATTTCGCCACATTATCCCAACAGTGTTCACAACCAGATGTCACGCGTGATTAAACGCGGGCCGGAAGTCGTCGCGCCTTTGAGTACCACGCTAGAGCAAGTTCTAGACAGAGAATATATCAGTCCTTTCCGAACGGCACAGATCGCCTACTGCCTGAGCCAGATTGGCGGGGAACAGGCTGAAGCCGCATTGCAGCAGGCTATCGAACAACATATTACCTTCGACGACGACTTCTACGGTAAATGGGAAACGGCAGTTTGCTGCCTGTATGCCGAGTCTGCCCGGGAACGGGCGGTCCCCACACTGATGAATCTATTGAATTCGGCTGAAGAAAAACAGGCGAACTCGCAGAAGCTCATTGCGTTACTGGCACTGGCGCGAACACAAGATCCAGCTGCGGTGGAAACCGTACTGGACCACGCTGATTTCCTCAAAACGCAGCTCTTAGGAAAAAATACTCCCTACAGGCAAACAGTACAGATCAACGTGACACTCCAGGCACTTTCGGAAGGACAAAGTCCAGCCGACCTCAGCGCCAGCCCAATCTATGAGCCGCTACGTCTCGGCCTGAATCCAGACAGCAGGACCAAAACCGGGATCAAGTGGGATGACCGCTGGAATGGTGAGCTCGACATCGAAGCGTTGAAAGCACACTGGTCTGCGATATTAAAATAAGGAAATTTAGTCTTCCACACCTGCCCAGTGCGAATCGCTCAGTCCGAGATTCATTTTGAATTCCTTGTAAGTTACGAACAACACGGGAACAACAAACAGCGTAACCAGTTCGACGGTCATGCCGCCGATCACGGGCCAGGCCATCGCTTTGGCGACATCGGAGCCGCGCCCGGTAGAAAAGATGACGGGCATCAATGCAATGATCGTCGTAAAAGTCGTCATCAGGCAGGGACGAATCCGCTTGAGTCCGGCCAGAACGGCGGCGTTGCGGATATCTTCTCTAGTCTTCAATCTTTTGCGGGTGAAAACCTGGTCGAGGTAAGTCGCCATCACGACGCCGTCATCCACGGCGATGCCAAACAGCGCAATGAAACCGACCCAGACAGCAGTATTAATTTGAATGTCGTTCCAGCCCAGGAAGATCATGCCCCCCGCAAACGCGACCGGAATACCGGAAAACACGGCGAAGGCAATCGACAGATCACGGAACTGAAGATAAATGATAAACAGGTTTGTAAAAATCACGAGTGGCACGACCCACATCAGGCGGTTGTTGGCTTCGATCTGGTTCTGAAACGAGCCGACCGCCTGCAGGGCATAGCCGGCAGGCAAATTCAACGAGCCCTCTGTTTGTGCAGTGCGGAGGCTGGTCTCCACCGCCTTCACCGTTTCCAGCGCGCCTTCCTGCCCGGATGAGGAAAAGGAGACGTGTGCGACCAGACGCGCGTCTTCACTGTTGATCACGCCGGGTCCCCACGTCGTTTTCATACTCGCCAAGAGAGAAAGAGGAATAATTTCTCCCGAATGCGTGACGACGGGCAAGCGATTTAATTCGTCGATCTGCTCTCGAAGATTCCGTTCATAGCGAACACGAATGGGATAGCGTTCGCGGCCTTCTACGGTGCGCGTCACGTTCGATCCTCCGAGAGCCGTTTCGATCACCTGGTTCACCATCGCCGTGGACATGCCGTACCGGGCCGCGGTTTCCCGGTCGACGTCAAATTCGACATAAGGTTTCCCTAATACAATATCGGGATTCACCGTAGCCGCGTTGACCTGCGGAATCTGCTTCAAGTGGTCGGCAACAGCAATCGATGCTTCGGCCAGCCCGTCCAGACTGTCGCCGAAGATGCGAATCGCCATCGGTGCCTTGATACCGCTTTGCAGCATCACCACGCGGCCTTCGATCGGCTGCAGCGGCGAAGCAGGTGTGACGCCGGGCAGTGTGGCGACCGCGTTGATCTGTTCCCAGATTTGCTTCGAAGTCAGACCGGGCCGCCACTGATCGACGGGTTTGAGCATGACGTAGGTTTCAATCATCGCCGCAGGAGCTGGATCGAGGGCCGACTCAATCCGGCCGATTTTCCCGAGCACATTTTCGACTTCGGGAATCTGTCTGATCAGAGTATCCTGCGTCTGCAGGACTTCCATCGCCTGTGAAAAACTGGCAGCGGGATAAAGTGTCGGCATGTAGAACCAGCTCCCTTCGTCGAGAGCGATCCAGTCATTCGATTCCAGTCCGGGCAAAAGATGCTTGGCTTCGACCCAGCCGGGCACCTCGTTGGGTTCAACGCCCAGAAACCGGGCAGCTTTTTCAAACGGCTTCAACACCGTCGGCATCCCGATCCAGGATCCCAGCCCCAACAGTACAATGAATGTGGGGAAGGTGAAGAACAGATATTTGTGTTGCATGAAAAAGCGGAGCGTCGGCTCATACAAAAAGCGAATCAGGCGTCCTACCGGGTTTTCATCAACGGGTCTGAGTCGTTCGCTGAGCATCCAGAAGCAGCCGATTCCTCCCAGGCCTGTACTCAACAGGACGAGCACCGGCAGACGAATGGGTATCCGCGCGAGATAGTCGGCTCCAAAGTTCCAGGACAAAACGCCGCATACCAGCGCAAACACGGTAGAGACGATCAAGCGTCGACGGAGGGGCCGTTGATTGGAATTAAGCAACAGTCGACTCAACAGAGGCACCAGCGTGATGGCGACGATCAAGGCGGCAGTAATCGAAAACGTTTTGGTCCAGGCCAGCGGTGCGAAGAGTTTGTAGTCGCGACCGGTGAGCATGAAGACGGGAAAAAAGCTGACGACGGTTGTCATCACAGCCGTGACGACCGCGGGCGCAACTTCAGTGGCCGCATCATGGATGACCTTCAAACGCTGTTCTTTGCCGCCGGGACTCCCTTCCGCCTCCCATTCCGCAAGGCTGTCGTAGATCGATTCGGAAACGACAATCCCCATATCAACCATGGTGCCGATGGCAATCGCTATGCCGGCCAGCGACATGATATTCGCATCAATGCCGAAGACATTCATGGCTATGAACGCTATCAAAACGGCAATGGGCAGCGTGATGGCGACGACAATACTCGCACGTAGATGCAGCAGAAACAGCAGTATGACGACCGCGGTAATGATAACTTCCTGTGTCAGTGCATCGGTCAGTGTGGTGATGGTTTCATTGATCAGGCCGGTGCGGTCGTAGATGAGCTTAAAGTTGACTCCTTTCAGGCTCGGTTCGATCTGTGCCATTTTGGCTTTGACGCT
This genomic interval from Gimesia alba contains the following:
- a CDS encoding pirin family protein, yielding MIRIRKAQERGHADHGWLDTFHTFSFADYQDPEHMRFRALRVMNEDVVQPGQGFGTHPHRDMEIVTYVLEGALEHKDSMGHGEVLRAGEFQRMSAGTGITHSEFNPSETEPVHLYQIWLYPERKGIEPSYEQKRFPRSEQQNQLRLVASPQAEQGALLIHQDAQIFLSQIDKGETVSYELAEGRHAWLQVLRGTVVLNDMPLETSDGAAISDIREITILATDNAEIMLFDLA
- a CDS encoding ferredoxin; translated protein: MSQKPWYELSDYTIRRSGLKAKLEDFNAFDGIFSERNRFNIPGPFYCGQTDNCLTGRLEAPDNVMYDENGYEFLFRQPINHSELENVVSAANFDPFCGYAADGNQHWTLTLISDWWKSRDDLLAEVDALRTLNDNVDEWQAYLTGPAIEYLRQYAFFIEEGRLPEARDHLPRL
- a CDS encoding efflux RND transporter permease subunit, whose product is MLRALISFSIREPLIMFCITAVLIGFGWYSVREVPIDAIPNIGENQVIIFTAWPGRSPKDVEDQVTYPLSVSMLAVPDAESVRGKSLFGYSFVQVTFKDSTDFYWARSRVAEQLGTAAALLPEGVVPTLGPDATGLGQVLYYVLEPPKGMNLAELRSLQDFVVKYELQAVPGVSEVASVGGYVRQYQIEVDPDKLRFHDIPLDQVIDAVRKSNIDVGAKTVESGGMEFIIRGRGFIGAGQNTAQAIGDIEQTVIRSKDGVPIRIRDLGRVQIGPEFRRGAIDLNGTEAVGGVVVMRFGENPRKVIDSVKAKMAQIEPSLKGVNFKLIYDRTGLINETITTLTDALTQEVIITAVVILLFLLHLRASIVVAITLPIAVLIAFIAMNVFGIDANIMSLAGIAIAIGTMVDMGIVVSESIYDSLAEWEAEGSPGGKEQRLKVIHDAATEVAPAVVTAVMTTVVSFFPVFMLTGRDYKLFAPLAWTKTFSITAALIVAITLVPLLSRLLLNSNQRPLRRRLIVSTVFALVCGVLSWNFGADYLARIPIRLPVLVLLSTGLGGIGCFWMLSERLRPVDENPVGRLIRFLYEPTLRFFMQHKYLFFTFPTFIVLLGLGSWIGMPTVLKPFEKAARFLGVEPNEVPGWVEAKHLLPGLESNDWIALDEGSWFYMPTLYPAASFSQAMEVLQTQDTLIRQIPEVENVLGKIGRIESALDPAPAAMIETYVMLKPVDQWRPGLTSKQIWEQINAVATLPGVTPASPLQPIEGRVVMLQSGIKAPMAIRIFGDSLDGLAEASIAVADHLKQIPQVNAATVNPDIVLGKPYVEFDVDRETAARYGMSTAMVNQVIETALGGSNVTRTVEGRERYPIRVRYERNLREQIDELNRLPVVTHSGEIIPLSLLASMKTTWGPGVINSEDARLVAHVSFSSSGQEGALETVKAVETSLRTAQTEGSLNLPAGYALQAVGSFQNQIEANNRLMWVVPLVIFTNLFIIYLQFRDLSIAFAVFSGIPVAFAGGMIFLGWNDIQINTAVWVGFIALFGIAVDDGVVMATYLDQVFTRKRLKTREDIRNAAVLAGLKRIRPCLMTTFTTIIALMPVIFSTGRGSDVAKAMAWPVIGGMTVELVTLFVVPVLFVTYKEFKMNLGLSDSHWAGVED